In Paenibacillus sp. FSL M7-0420, a single genomic region encodes these proteins:
- a CDS encoding phosphotransferase-like protein, which translates to MLLVLNGTSSSGKSSISAELTKQKEIPFYHVSIDDFFMNYNDFINHKFPDEPVREIDHQVVSQILDDSIVSVYYSTIKLLSEMGFNVIVDTVFDNDKRFNEFWDHFADRTTLFIGVLCSREELIRREQARGDRQIGLVDAQFDIVYRFDEYDLEVNTEELTPAECAEQIINYIKSNHEYSVFQKLRKRA; encoded by the coding sequence ATGTTGCTTGTTCTAAATGGAACTTCAAGCTCCGGGAAGAGCTCCATCTCGGCTGAACTTACGAAACAGAAAGAGATTCCGTTTTATCATGTATCGATTGATGATTTTTTCATGAATTACAATGATTTCATTAATCATAAATTTCCAGACGAGCCTGTACGGGAAATAGACCATCAGGTGGTCTCGCAAATACTGGATGACTCCATAGTCTCCGTGTACTACTCGACGATTAAGCTGTTATCCGAAATGGGATTCAATGTCATCGTGGATACCGTATTCGACAACGATAAGAGATTTAATGAGTTTTGGGATCATTTTGCTGATCGGACTACGCTGTTTATTGGTGTCCTATGCTCCCGGGAAGAGCTCATCCGAAGAGAGCAGGCCAGAGGGGACCGGCAGATTGGTCTAGTGGATGCCCAGTTCGACATCGTCTATCGTTTTGATGAATATGACCTTGAAGTGAACACGGAAGAGCTGACTCCGGCAGAATGCGCCGAACAGATAATTAACTATATTAAGTCCAATCACGAATACTCGGTATTTCAGAAATTGCGCAAAAGAGCCTAA
- a CDS encoding AraC family transcriptional regulator translates to MDDILRTGPLLQQLAALILRHAPSTGTRQTHIPSLQLMHATDAAEPLESVYKPSICVVAQGAKAATLSGESYHYDPSTYLVTSVELPINGRITGASPEHPFLGIKLSFDPGTILEIVKEMDDSSLIPGETSLGITVAQTSRHLLEAIVRLIQLLDAPQDIPVLSPLVIREILYRVLQSDQGSHLHQFAIIGSHAHRIAQAIQVITKQYDQSLVVEQLAESVNMSTSAFHKHFKRVTAMSPLQYQKVIRLQEARRLMLTESLQASDAAFRVGYESPSQFSREYARQYGRPPVSDVQEILGLSK, encoded by the coding sequence TTGGACGATATATTGCGGACCGGACCGCTTTTGCAGCAATTGGCTGCACTGATCCTTCGCCATGCTCCATCGACAGGTACCCGCCAGACGCACATTCCTTCCTTGCAGCTGATGCACGCCACGGATGCAGCCGAACCGCTGGAGTCTGTCTACAAGCCATCGATCTGCGTCGTTGCCCAAGGAGCCAAAGCAGCCACCCTGTCTGGCGAAAGTTACCATTACGATCCTTCCACTTACCTGGTCACTTCGGTGGAGCTGCCGATTAACGGGAGAATTACCGGGGCTTCGCCTGAGCATCCTTTTCTGGGCATCAAGCTAAGCTTCGATCCGGGCACCATCCTGGAAATTGTAAAAGAAATGGATGACTCCTCCCTTATCCCGGGTGAAACGTCGCTTGGCATCACGGTTGCCCAAACCTCCAGGCACTTACTAGAAGCCATTGTACGGCTCATCCAATTACTCGACGCGCCGCAGGATATTCCTGTTCTGTCCCCGCTCGTGATCCGTGAAATTCTATATCGCGTTCTTCAGAGCGACCAAGGCTCACACCTTCATCAATTCGCCATCATCGGAAGCCATGCGCACCGGATTGCTCAAGCCATCCAAGTGATCACTAAGCAGTACGATCAATCCCTTGTCGTTGAACAGCTTGCTGAGTCCGTAAATATGAGCACCTCTGCTTTCCACAAGCACTTCAAGCGCGTCACCGCCATGAGCCCGCTCCAATACCAGAAGGTCATCCGCTTGCAGGAAGCCCGCCGCCTCATGCTGACCGAATCCCTCCAAGCCTCCGATGCCGCCTTCCGCGTAGGCTATGAGAGCCCCTCCCAATTCAGCCGCGAATACGCCCGCCAGTATGGGAGACCTCCGGTGTCGGATGTTCAGGAGATTCTTGGGTTATCGAAGTAG
- a CDS encoding SDR family oxidoreductase yields MSQNGKVAIVTGASRGIGRQIAIQLAGLGIKVAVNYSSNRVKADEVVQIIKESGGEAIAVQGDVSKVSEVEALFSETIGQFGRIDILVNNAGIMDCVPIADVTEEMFDRHFAVNVKGTYFACQQAMRNMERGGTIINFSTSVSGAMLPTYSVYAATKGAVEQLTRQLAKEFGAKDIVVNCVAPGQVSTELFLNGKSDELVDSFRRMNAFGRLGEPEDIANVIDLLVSDKARWITGQTIRVNGGFN; encoded by the coding sequence ATGAGTCAGAACGGAAAAGTAGCCATCGTCACAGGTGCATCAAGGGGTATCGGAAGACAAATCGCCATCCAGTTGGCCGGGTTAGGAATAAAAGTGGCTGTCAACTATTCATCTAACCGGGTAAAAGCGGACGAGGTCGTGCAAATCATTAAGGAATCTGGCGGGGAAGCGATAGCCGTTCAAGGCGACGTAAGCAAAGTCAGTGAGGTCGAAGCACTTTTCTCGGAGACAATCGGGCAATTCGGGCGTATTGATATTTTGGTGAATAACGCCGGAATTATGGACTGCGTGCCTATTGCGGACGTAACGGAGGAGATGTTCGACCGGCACTTTGCTGTAAATGTAAAAGGGACTTATTTCGCCTGCCAGCAAGCGATGAGGAATATGGAGCGGGGCGGAACGATAATTAACTTCTCGACCTCAGTATCGGGCGCGATGCTGCCGACTTATAGCGTCTACGCCGCAACCAAAGGGGCCGTTGAGCAGCTAACCCGCCAGTTAGCGAAGGAATTCGGAGCGAAGGATATCGTCGTGAATTGCGTAGCACCCGGGCAAGTATCGACGGAGCTATTCCTGAATGGAAAATCTGATGAGCTGGTGGATTCCTTCCGGCGGATGAATGCTTTTGGACGGCTGGGCGAGCCTGAGGATATTGCGAATGTGATCGACTTGCTCGTCAGTGACAAGGCCCGCTGGATTACAGGGCAGACGATTCGTGTGAATGGCGGATTCAACTGA
- a CDS encoding TnsD family Tn7-like transposition protein, producing the protein MIFFPPPFPDELLYSVCARYHARSGNENVKLTMRDLFGKRSVCAVTDFPGHLNDLYLRIPRQAISIATLLNNHTLLPYFRPYISPERYEGVTEDMVYGDGRSIYMKMGLVANGVKPLFHLRYCTSCVKENREVYGVAYWHRCHQLTGVDVCPVHNSCLQSSSIQYAQRRNKHEFVMLESIVGSLTHQICSCEIDTKLLVAKKSEFLLNMNYPSINTGALRKIYLGRLNEMGMLTANGHIRFQDLLPKFESFFGQGYLFEQGCVVDKKSQYSWLHKILRKPRHAVHPLRHILLQLFLDIDVSEILQKKHEGLFHPFGEGPWPCLNRGAEHFGEHIISNVRISRCYDTGKPVGTFSCNCGFVYSRRGPDITLEDLTRIGRIKHFGSTWIEKLIELNSNGALSLREKARQLGVDAGTIKRQTYLLKTEGEKGIQKNSNSSNAYSPKAYSPKVNNCKEKTTYIKIRVDWRKRDEFLTREINRIVDEMKNLGVVRVSRNEIGRRLQCSTMIRTQINKLPLTKIKLEEITRKSIKVR; encoded by the coding sequence ATGATTTTTTTCCCACCTCCGTTTCCGGACGAGTTGTTGTACAGTGTATGTGCTCGGTATCATGCGCGGTCTGGTAATGAAAATGTTAAATTGACTATGAGGGATTTATTTGGGAAAAGGAGTGTCTGTGCAGTGACGGACTTCCCTGGACATCTTAACGATTTATATTTGCGTATTCCTAGACAAGCAATTTCCATTGCTACACTCCTTAATAATCATACATTACTTCCATACTTCCGACCTTATATCTCGCCTGAACGTTATGAAGGTGTTACTGAGGATATGGTTTACGGTGATGGCAGGTCTATTTATATGAAAATGGGTTTGGTAGCAAATGGGGTCAAACCGTTATTTCATCTAAGATATTGTACCTCCTGTGTTAAAGAGAATCGTGAAGTATATGGCGTGGCTTATTGGCATAGATGTCATCAACTTACGGGAGTAGACGTATGTCCTGTTCATAATTCCTGCCTGCAGTCTTCATCTATCCAATATGCTCAGCGGAGAAATAAGCATGAATTTGTTATGCTTGAGTCCATCGTTGGTAGTCTTACACATCAAATATGCTCTTGTGAGATAGATACTAAATTATTGGTAGCAAAAAAATCAGAATTCTTACTGAACATGAATTACCCATCCATAAATACAGGAGCATTAAGAAAAATATACTTAGGAAGACTGAATGAAATGGGAATGCTCACTGCTAATGGACATATTAGGTTTCAAGATTTGTTGCCTAAATTTGAATCCTTTTTTGGGCAGGGGTATCTTTTTGAGCAAGGATGTGTAGTGGATAAAAAGAGTCAGTATAGTTGGCTACATAAAATACTCCGGAAGCCGAGACATGCTGTACATCCTTTAAGGCACATCTTACTCCAGCTTTTTTTGGATATAGATGTGTCAGAGATACTTCAAAAAAAACATGAAGGCTTGTTCCATCCTTTTGGTGAAGGCCCTTGGCCTTGTCTGAATAGGGGGGCTGAGCATTTTGGAGAGCATATAATATCTAATGTTCGCATATCAAGATGTTATGATACAGGAAAACCTGTAGGTACTTTTAGCTGTAATTGTGGTTTTGTATACTCAAGACGAGGACCAGATATAACACTTGAAGACCTAACCCGAATCGGACGAATAAAACACTTTGGTTCGACTTGGATAGAAAAGCTAATTGAACTAAATAGTAATGGAGCACTTAGCTTACGTGAGAAAGCAAGGCAGCTCGGTGTTGATGCGGGTACGATCAAGAGGCAAACTTATTTGCTTAAGACTGAAGGGGAAAAAGGAATCCAGAAAAACTCTAATTCATCTAACGCATATTCCCCAAAAGCATATTCCCCAAAAGTAAATAATTGTAAAGAGAAAACTACTTACATAAAAATTCGGGTCGATTGGAGAAAAAGAGATGAATTTTTGACTCGAGAAATCAACCGTATAGTGGATGAGATGAAGAATCTGGGAGTGGTCCGAGTATCACGCAATGAAATTGGAAGAAGACTGCAGTGTTCTACGATGATTCGAACACAGATAAATAAATTACCGTTAACAAAAATAAAATTGGAAGAAATTACACGAAAAAGTATCAAAGTGCGTTAA
- a CDS encoding VOC family protein produces MSVIGPDFISLQVRDLEGSAEFYQHYLGLVRSQAGPPHAVVFDTKPIAFALRDLMPGVELSTRTQPGLGVALWLYAPDTQVIHDKLAAAGVKITSAPIDGPFGRTFTFADPDGYLITLHSKG; encoded by the coding sequence ATGTCAGTCATTGGACCCGATTTCATCTCACTTCAGGTCAGGGATCTTGAAGGCTCTGCTGAATTTTATCAACACTATCTTGGACTCGTCCGTTCACAGGCGGGCCCGCCTCATGCGGTGGTTTTTGACACCAAGCCTATTGCATTTGCACTTCGTGACCTCATGCCGGGAGTCGAGCTCAGTACGCGGACTCAGCCTGGACTTGGAGTTGCGCTATGGCTCTATGCCCCAGATACGCAAGTCATTCACGATAAACTCGCAGCAGCAGGCGTCAAAATTACATCCGCACCCATCGACGGCCCCTTCGGACGTACCTTTACCTTTGCTGATCCGGACGGTTACCTGATTACTCTTCATAGTAAAGGCTGA
- a CDS encoding UvrD-helicase domain-containing protein translates to MLPIDNEVRNQILESEGNIIISASAGTGKTYTTVMRIKLDVSKITNYQTYAAVTFTRKAAREIRERLGPNVGEGYIGTNDNFVLKEIIEPFMYDVYGSEYKKEIKPDFTTQNAIVGFQAGINKIKDSGFICKYRNNKKNFSFQLALDILKNSLAARRYLKSRYFRFYIDEYQDCDVDMHNLFIFICESLQIPLFVVGDIKQSIYGWRGAYSDGFKGLMQNSNFSCFNLWHNFRSNSSIQNYSNIFMEDVRKNIDPKINFNNEIYSYRFQNESDATTFVTSWIDSSQNCSFLHFRRDSAEKWSGLLNNSGYDFVYIPASPLDNSDLESEHVWISRLLALYLLEDRFNEYDVFEEIPLPDSYDFKKIRSMLASILINLNTEEDFRNECLGFYEYLGYPNNDSSVIKEIDTLYFVVCNDKFKPTYNEKKYKFTSGTIHSSKGLEYDQVIIIANDYNLAIENDRYLHYVAVSRPKSRLLILIYDDNRGLEYMQELKRAITDTNTILSSNLSVSDIVKMRKVNGI, encoded by the coding sequence ATGCTCCCAATAGATAATGAAGTGAGAAATCAAATACTTGAGAGTGAAGGTAATATTATTATCAGTGCAAGTGCGGGTACGGGAAAAACATATACAACCGTAATGCGTATAAAACTAGATGTCTCAAAGATCACGAATTATCAGACGTATGCAGCTGTAACATTTACAAGAAAAGCAGCTAGAGAAATAAGAGAGCGTCTAGGTCCGAATGTCGGAGAGGGTTATATAGGTACCAATGATAATTTTGTACTCAAAGAAATTATCGAGCCATTTATGTACGATGTGTATGGATCAGAGTATAAAAAGGAAATAAAGCCGGACTTTACAACGCAAAATGCTATTGTGGGCTTCCAAGCGGGAATTAATAAGATAAAAGATAGTGGGTTTATTTGTAAGTATAGAAATAATAAAAAGAATTTTTCTTTCCAACTCGCCTTGGATATTTTGAAGAACTCGCTCGCGGCAAGAAGGTATCTCAAATCGAGATATTTTAGATTCTATATAGACGAATATCAGGATTGTGACGTTGATATGCATAATTTATTTATTTTTATCTGTGAGTCACTGCAGATCCCGTTATTCGTTGTAGGAGACATTAAGCAGTCTATATATGGGTGGAGAGGTGCCTATAGTGATGGTTTTAAGGGGCTGATGCAAAATTCTAACTTTAGCTGCTTTAATCTATGGCATAATTTCAGGTCTAATTCTTCTATTCAAAACTACTCTAATATCTTTATGGAAGATGTAAGGAAAAATATTGATCCTAAAATTAACTTTAACAATGAAATTTATTCATATAGATTTCAAAATGAATCAGATGCAACTACTTTTGTGACGAGTTGGATTGATTCAAGCCAGAACTGTTCATTCCTACACTTTAGACGAGATTCAGCAGAGAAGTGGAGTGGGTTATTAAATAATAGTGGTTATGATTTTGTTTATATTCCGGCGTCTCCATTAGATAACTCTGACTTAGAAAGTGAACATGTATGGATTTCAAGACTCCTGGCTTTGTATTTACTTGAGGACAGGTTTAATGAATACGATGTTTTCGAGGAAATTCCACTTCCAGATTCTTATGACTTTAAAAAAATCCGTTCAATGTTAGCATCAATTCTTATAAATTTAAATACGGAAGAAGATTTTCGTAATGAGTGCCTGGGTTTTTATGAATACTTAGGTTATCCCAATAATGATAGTAGCGTGATAAAAGAAATTGATACACTATATTTTGTAGTTTGTAATGATAAATTCAAACCTACGTATAATGAAAAAAAGTATAAGTTCACATCTGGAACAATACATTCATCAAAAGGTTTGGAATATGATCAAGTTATTATTATAGCTAACGATTACAACTTAGCTATAGAAAATGACCGCTATCTTCATTATGTTGCAGTATCACGTCCAAAGAGTAGGTTGTTGATTTTAATTTATGACGATAATCGTGGGTTAGAATACATGCAAGAGTTAAAGCGAGCAATTACTGATACAAATACAATATTAAGCTCCAACCTTTCAGTTTCAGACATAGTCAAAATGAGAAAAGTAAACGGAATATAA
- a CDS encoding DUF2268 domain-containing protein, giving the protein MNITALRSDYIYQQVIQAPPEDKLELFRQEMLAPFMKQWQIQQIPFRAEEANGFDAISFNSGMMNRAPDQMTPNILPEVEWISADSFWSGCEQAVTTSLRQFIEHGISLPVSDYLFTVQLGNPENRALTINEGYSGFGGIPGFIWITLLPNEHNISRMKAALAHECSHNVRYQYIQWDHTVDLGELIVSEGLAENYATSLFGEELLGPWVTRTDTEPLNRRIKPVLREQLQLTGFHQFAPYLYGDELAELQNFQPVNMPYSAGYACGYHLIKYYLRKTGKTIWEATIMPAAQILEEAKGFWDEETIISG; this is encoded by the coding sequence ATGAATATTACAGCACTGCGTTCAGACTACATTTATCAACAGGTGATTCAAGCCCCGCCAGAGGACAAGCTGGAGTTATTCCGGCAGGAAATGTTGGCTCCCTTTATGAAACAATGGCAAATTCAACAGATTCCCTTTAGAGCTGAAGAAGCAAATGGTTTTGACGCGATTTCGTTTAATAGTGGTATGATGAACCGGGCACCTGATCAGATGACCCCGAATATTTTACCTGAGGTCGAGTGGATCTCTGCGGATTCGTTCTGGTCCGGGTGTGAGCAAGCCGTAACCACAAGTCTCCGTCAATTTATTGAACATGGAATAAGTCTTCCTGTATCTGATTATTTATTCACTGTGCAACTGGGAAATCCGGAGAATCGTGCTTTGACTATAAACGAAGGGTATAGCGGCTTTGGGGGGATTCCCGGGTTTATCTGGATTACGCTTTTGCCCAATGAGCATAATATTTCCCGAATGAAGGCAGCGCTGGCGCATGAATGCAGTCATAATGTCCGCTATCAATACATTCAGTGGGACCACACGGTTGATCTGGGCGAGCTTATTGTAAGTGAAGGATTGGCTGAAAACTATGCTACCTCCCTGTTTGGTGAAGAATTGCTGGGACCGTGGGTAACGAGAACCGATACGGAACCCCTTAACAGGCGTATTAAGCCCGTGCTCCGCGAGCAGCTTCAACTAACCGGATTTCATCAATTTGCCCCGTATCTTTATGGTGACGAGCTGGCAGAGCTTCAGAACTTTCAGCCGGTCAATATGCCCTACAGTGCTGGTTACGCGTGCGGGTATCATTTAATCAAGTATTACTTGAGAAAAACCGGCAAGACAATTTGGGAGGCCACCATAATGCCTGCTGCGCAAATACTGGAAGAAGCAAAGGGATTCTGGGATGAAGAAACCATTATTAGCGGTTAA
- a CDS encoding ATP-dependent nuclease, which translates to MIFSSLIISKFRNFEYLELDLTNKNVIFGLNDIGKTNFLCALRFLLDRDFRRYGFVDSDYYNKKTDTEISITLKVNIEDENDADNKKIYSCMKGAIPSGVKEVYFQLKSTYTPETLRGDPRMYWGTEKDNLEDIPSSQNNFAIDKLFNVVYIDSSIKLDYEFKRYTKEILRGDTSLTEEERRNIRKHISDLNDSIGGLTNIKKFESELVEEYKKYRNEGNLNIAIRSEIELSNLHSKLTPYILSEDAETYPTSGDGRKKILAYTLLTLENRRMEEKRINVFLIEELENHLHRSMQIALSFQLFNDKIFEYLFMTTHSSLIVSHMDDVNLIKLYRNGKIIGNSYTYTVPKEYKMLKQKLNQNLTEAIYADVVLLIEGPSEKILFERILKQELEKYESYGGYVLEVDGINFSEYVKVLTSLGIKVIIKTDNDLKLNKDKKECNLLGLNRCLDLVNIPKKPNLISIDPIKYDADHMYKKSIQIEVFEKLYLTEVKQLKAKKIFLSKIDLENDLYEIIPLPMDELSKDNNSSKNAVDYLQSAKLINMIELCTKLSSTDCTAIYKSELFACLKEFVESCSQ; encoded by the coding sequence ATGATATTTTCATCATTAATTATTAGTAAGTTTAGAAATTTTGAGTACCTAGAATTGGATTTAACTAATAAAAATGTGATATTTGGACTAAATGATATTGGTAAAACTAACTTCTTGTGTGCTTTAAGATTTTTGTTGGACAGAGACTTTAGAAGATACGGATTTGTTGACTCTGATTATTATAATAAGAAAACTGATACTGAAATTTCTATAACCTTGAAGGTAAATATAGAAGATGAGAATGACGCAGATAATAAAAAAATATATTCGTGTATGAAGGGTGCTATTCCATCTGGTGTAAAAGAGGTATATTTTCAATTGAAATCAACATACACTCCGGAGACATTGCGAGGAGATCCAAGAATGTATTGGGGCACTGAAAAAGATAATTTAGAGGATATCCCTAGTAGTCAAAATAACTTTGCAATAGATAAGTTATTTAATGTAGTGTATATCGATTCATCCATAAAGCTAGATTATGAATTTAAAAGATACACCAAAGAAATTCTTAGAGGAGATACAAGTTTAACTGAAGAAGAGCGTAGAAACATTAGAAAGCATATCTCTGATCTAAATGATAGTATCGGAGGATTAACCAATATAAAAAAATTTGAAAGTGAGTTAGTAGAAGAATATAAAAAGTACAGGAATGAAGGTAATCTAAATATAGCGATTCGTTCAGAAATCGAACTGAGCAACTTACATTCAAAATTAACCCCGTATATATTGAGTGAAGATGCCGAGACTTATCCAACAAGTGGTGATGGAAGAAAAAAAATATTAGCCTATACTTTGTTGACTCTGGAGAACAGAAGAATGGAAGAAAAAAGAATAAATGTTTTTTTAATCGAGGAATTAGAAAACCATCTCCATAGATCAATGCAAATTGCTTTATCTTTTCAATTGTTTAATGATAAGATTTTTGAATATTTGTTTATGACAACCCATTCTTCATTAATAGTTAGTCATATGGATGATGTCAACTTAATTAAATTGTATAGAAATGGTAAAATTATAGGCAATTCATATACATATACTGTTCCTAAAGAGTATAAAATGTTGAAGCAAAAATTGAATCAAAATTTAACTGAAGCAATATACGCCGATGTCGTTCTTCTCATTGAAGGACCATCTGAGAAAATACTTTTTGAGAGGATTCTTAAACAAGAATTAGAAAAGTATGAGAGTTATGGCGGGTATGTTTTGGAGGTTGATGGTATTAATTTCAGTGAATATGTAAAGGTGTTAACGTCACTTGGTATAAAAGTAATTATAAAAACCGATAACGATCTGAAACTAAATAAGGATAAAAAAGAATGTAACTTACTTGGATTGAATAGATGCCTTGATTTAGTGAATATACCCAAAAAGCCGAATTTGATTAGTATTGATCCCATCAAATATGACGCTGACCATATGTATAAAAAGAGTATACAAATAGAAGTTTTTGAAAAGCTATACCTTACTGAGGTTAAACAATTAAAAGCTAAAAAGATCTTTTTATCAAAAATAGATTTAGAAAATGATCTTTATGAAATAATCCCTCTTCCTATGGATGAATTATCTAAGGATAATAATAGCTCGAAAAATGCAGTCGACTATTTACAAAGTGCTAAGTTAATAAACATGATAGAACTGTGTACCAAATTATCTTCAACAGATTGCACTGCAATTTACAAAAGCGAGTTATTCGCTTGTTTAAAGGAGTTTGTTGAATCATGCTCCCAATAG
- a CDS encoding MerR family transcriptional regulator translates to MKKPLLAVKDIVRITGITARSLHFYDKIGLFKPAQLTEKGYRLYDRSSLEKLQTILILKEMDFSLKEIADIVKLTREEQKQVLQKHRQTLFAKKQRLENIMTALDEYVSGNDVSTLRIFDHSSILPLKEQYANEAELIYGETEAYQAYDEAMAKMSAEDQSRYFSGFEEIFKRIVACSGQEPSSAEVQQLIEEWKSILMQFMPCDAELLACIAHNYKYDARFNSYFNQFKEGAADFLYSAIMYNISY, encoded by the coding sequence ATGAAGAAACCATTATTAGCGGTTAAAGATATAGTGCGGATTACAGGCATTACGGCCCGGTCCCTGCATTTCTACGATAAAATCGGTTTATTTAAACCTGCCCAGCTAACGGAAAAAGGTTATCGCTTATATGACCGCAGCAGCCTGGAGAAACTGCAAACGATCCTAATCTTGAAGGAAATGGATTTTTCCCTGAAAGAAATTGCGGACATTGTAAAGCTGACCCGGGAAGAACAGAAGCAAGTATTGCAGAAACACAGGCAAACGTTATTCGCAAAAAAACAAAGGCTGGAAAATATCATGACGGCTCTGGATGAATATGTCTCTGGGAATGATGTCAGTACTTTGCGTATTTTCGACCATTCTTCTATCCTGCCTTTGAAGGAACAGTATGCGAATGAGGCAGAACTCATTTATGGCGAAACAGAGGCATACCAAGCCTATGATGAAGCGATGGCCAAGATGTCGGCAGAGGATCAATCGAGGTACTTCTCCGGTTTTGAGGAAATATTCAAGCGCATTGTGGCTTGTTCCGGTCAGGAACCTTCCTCCGCTGAAGTCCAGCAGTTGATTGAGGAATGGAAAAGCATTTTAATGCAATTCATGCCATGTGATGCGGAGCTGCTTGCTTGTATAGCCCATAATTACAAATACGATGCCCGGTTCAACAGCTATTTCAATCAATTTAAAGAGGGGGCGGCAGATTTTCTGTATAGTGCGATAATGTATAACATCAGCTACTGA
- a CDS encoding stalk domain-containing protein, whose translation MMKKWTIALLSSVLLLLPLTTGSSYAAEAQTSTTINNGQINNGRVIIPLRAVSENLGASLEWFQTDKVVKIKNGNSTIWLAANFKRVIIESAPSSETPDTPSRKYVDLDTATQVIKGTTYVPLRFVSQSLGATVVWNQLSKQATVTAGNKGLVVNMETPSIQIPEKNKVSEARLKLLSDKLNQASNVSSIKNVNSTFKPYFTDKLMKSITQNKGLKTAGTYETPVTSPIYTSKNSATLSQSVIIANGLTGEDQYAEDRTVSLIFANGTWKVDSVTKGSRVLISGFSDYHPQ comes from the coding sequence ATGATGAAAAAATGGACAATTGCATTGCTTTCATCCGTACTTCTTTTACTGCCTTTAACAACAGGGTCTAGTTATGCGGCTGAGGCACAAACATCTACAACGATTAACAATGGTCAAATAAACAACGGACGAGTCATAATTCCCTTACGTGCTGTCTCCGAAAATCTTGGCGCAAGCTTGGAATGGTTTCAAACAGATAAAGTTGTTAAAATCAAAAACGGCAATTCGACGATATGGCTTGCAGCAAATTTCAAACGTGTGATTATTGAATCTGCTCCATCGAGTGAAACTCCAGATACACCGTCACGAAAATATGTCGATTTGGATACTGCAACACAAGTCATCAAAGGAACAACTTATGTCCCTCTTCGTTTTGTTAGTCAGTCGTTAGGAGCAACGGTAGTGTGGAATCAACTGTCTAAACAAGCAACAGTAACAGCGGGCAACAAAGGATTGGTTGTTAATATGGAGACCCCATCTATTCAAATTCCTGAAAAGAATAAAGTTTCTGAAGCACGTTTGAAACTTCTATCTGATAAATTAAATCAAGCCTCAAATGTATCTTCAATTAAGAATGTAAATTCAACCTTTAAACCGTACTTCACGGATAAATTAATGAAGTCTATTACTCAGAACAAAGGATTGAAAACAGCGGGTACTTATGAAACGCCTGTCACTTCACCTATTTATACCAGTAAGAATTCTGCCACACTTTCACAATCTGTAATAATAGCGAATGGTCTTACAGGTGAAGATCAATATGCAGAAGATCGGACAGTCTCGCTAATATTCGCGAACGGAACTTGGAAGGTGGATAGCGTCACCAAGGGGTCTAGAGTTCTGATTTCGGGCTTCTCTGATTATCATCCACAGTGA